A window from Oreochromis aureus strain Israel breed Guangdong linkage group 16, ZZ_aureus, whole genome shotgun sequence encodes these proteins:
- the LOC116327786 gene encoding olfactory receptor 51E1-like produces the protein MENSTLSFYFRFTMFANIGHYRFMVFIFCLLLFIFTIFTNLLMIVVISQQTTLHEPMYIFIACLSVNALYGSSGFFPRFLMDLLSDTHLISRPACFTQIYVIYSYASCELTVLSIMAYDRYIAVCLPLHYHTKMTLKTVVKLTALAWILPAFSLAACLCLSATLPLCGSEIHKVYCANWNVVKLSCVNTAVNNVVGMLLTVATIFLPLFYILYTYLRIVAICWKSSAEFKGKVLESCLPHTISFVIYSIAGFCDVALSRNNLEVINPFIAVILSLVFVVIPPALNPLVYGLKLPEIRKHILRLF, from the coding sequence ATGGAAAACAGCACTCTGTCATTTTACTTTCGCTTCACCATGTTTGCAAACATTGGACATTACCGCTTTATggtctttattttttgtcttctgCTCTTCATCTTTACCATCTTTACTAATCTTCTCATGATAGTGGTAATATCCCAACAAACAACATTACATGAGCCCATGTATATTTTCATTGCATGTTTATCTGTTAATGCTTTGTATGGGTCTTCAGGTTTCTTCCCCAGATTTCTCATGGACCTTCTGTCTGACACTCATTTGATCTCACGTCCTGCTTGTTTCACTCAGATCTATGTAATTTACTCATATGCATCCTGTGAACTGACTGTTCTCAGTATTATGGCTTATGACAGATATATAGCTGTTTGCCTTCCTTTACACTATCACACAAAGATGACTCTTAAAACTGTTGTGAAGTTGACAGCACTGGCTTGGATTCTTCCTGCATTTTCTCTTGCAGCATGTCTTTGTTTGTCTGCCACACTTCCTTTATGTGGTAGTGAGATCCACAAAGTGTACTGTGCTAACTGGAATGTAGTCAAATTGTCTTGTGTTAACACTGCTGTCAACAATGTTGTAGGTATGCTTTTGACTGTAGCCACAATTTTCCTTCCCCTCTTTTACATCCTCTACACCTATTTACGAATTGTGGCTATTTGCTGGAAAAGCTCAGCAGAATTTAAGGGTAAGGTATTAGAGAGCTGTCTGCCACACACAATTTCATTTGTGATTTATTCTATCGCTGGATTTTGTGATGTTGCCTTGAGCCGGAATAATCTTGAAGTGATTAATCCATTTATAGCTGTCATTTTATCACTGGTGTTTGTTGTGATTCCTCCAGCTTTAAATCCTCTTGTGTATGGCCTTAAATTaccagaaattagaaaacatattttaaggTTGTTCTAG